The sequence TTATCTTTTAAAGCATCGGTTGCAAATGATGTTTTTCCAACGATCGCATGAATATTCCCGTTTTTATCAACACGGTATTCAACTTTCCCTTTTTTAACATCTTCAACGGCTTTTTTAACATCTGGTGTTACTGTTCCAGTTTTAGGGTTTGGCATTAAACCTTTTGGCCCTAAAATTTTCCCAATTTTACCTAATTCAGCCATAATGTCTGGTGTTGCGATAATAACATCAAAATCAAATCAGTTTTCTTTTTGAATTTTTTCAATTAAGTCTTTCCCACCAACAAAATCTGCTCCTGCTGCTTTTGCATCAGCTTCTTTTGTATTAGTTAAAACTAAGATTTTTTGAGTTTTCCCTGTTCCTTTTGGTAAAACAACAGCCCCTCTAATTTGTTGGTCAGCATGACGAGGATCTACATTTAAGTTAAAAGCGACTTCCACTGTTGCGTCAAATTTAGTTGTTGAAGTTTTTTTTGCAAGTTCTAAAGCTTCTAAAATTGGATAAGGTTTATTAGCTTCTACTAATTTTACTGC is a genomic window of Spiroplasma syrphidicola EA-1 containing:
- the rplA gene encoding 50S ribosomal protein L1; the protein is MAKFGKKYNQAVKLVEANKPYPILEALELAKKTSTTKFDATVEVAFNLNVDPRHADQQIRGAVVLPKGTGKTQKILVLTNTKEADAKAAGADFVGGKDLIEKIQKENWFDFDVIIATPDIMAELGKIGKILGPKGLMPNPKTGTVTPDVKKAVEDVKKGKVEYRVDKNGNIHAIVGKTSFATDALKDNYDVIFDTIRRAKPAAVKGAYIKNIAVSTTMGPGIKVLIEL